The sequence below is a genomic window from Haematobia irritans isolate KBUSLIRL chromosome 3, ASM5000362v1, whole genome shotgun sequence.
CACCTTTAAATTCAGAGCAATTTTTACCAAGTCTCCAATGGTGAAAAAGTTAAGTGATTTTCCAAAGGCAGTCATGGGAATAAAGTCTGTCCTTTGTGAGGAATGCttgatttcttttgtttttgtctgtttgtgaaattaagtttttcattggaaaatttttaaattccctTTGAGCTTCAAACGCAGCAGGAACTTGCTTAGTCCTCGATCCTAGCAACGCCTTCATTTTTCCCATATGCtaataaaactttttcaataaatCCCTTGCAACGTAGTTGGAGGTGTTTCACTCACTATGGAAATCAAAAAACTTTTCTGttgatattaacaatttttttttatttataaaaacaaacaaaaaacacattcACACTCTTTTTGTTTATTAACTTAAAATGTAAGCAAAGCATTTTTGTTTAGGTTTCATTAAATCGAGATCGTTATGAGGTTTTAGTGACGTCTACCATATGAGGAGGGTGGCAAGTAGTTGGTTGAGGGTGAATGATGGCTTCCAGAGCCACCATACCGGCTAGCAGCATTGTAGCCAGAATGTGAGCCATAATTGCCACCACTACTTCGTTGATGAAGATGCAAGGTCCTGTAAAGGATTAGAAAAGGATATTTATGACATATGAATATTTAAAATCTGCCTGGGATATATACTCTTGAATTTCTCTGGGAATTGGTGGTGGAGTAGGTAAATGATCACCTACAGCTTGGAATCCATTACTATCAGCTTTATAGCTGACCGAATAGACTTTACCATCGTCGCCTGTATAGGAATAGGAACCTTTAACATCCAAAGAACCATGAGGCCAGGGACCATTGAGTTGGCCGTTTTCATCACGTTTAATACCATTGCCGGTTTCAaagctagaaataaattttcgaaaataataATTACGTAACTAAATCATAACTATACAAGTGGCGCCCGAGCATGGATACAGAGTAATTCCCATGCAGAGATTTCAGCTACAAAAATATCTCTGACCATAGAATCGGCCAGTGCTCAATGAATATATGGAAGTTTCCAAGAAATTTGGTAGTCTAAATGGTTCTGGCGCCcgatccaaaatttttttcatccaACAAGAATTAGAGTTTTAAAGTGAAACCAAGAAGAAATTTAGCAAGAAATGGATAGTTTGTCTaaataattcataatttttaacATTGTTCATTGTTGGCGCCCAATCACATAAAGGGATTATGTTAAAATTCCTTTAAGAGAACACATTTTAAGTTTTATCCTtaggtttaaaaatttgtttttcaccaattttttttcatccatcaaGAATTTGAGTTTTAAAGTGAAACCAAGAAGAAATTTAGCAAGAAATGGATAGTTTGTCTAAAAAAGTCATAACTGCTAAAATTGTTCATTGTTGGCGCCCAATCACATAAAGGGATTATGTTATAATTTCTTTATGAGAACACATTTTAAGTTTTATCCTTAtgtttaaaatttagtttttcatcaatttttttccGCATGAATTTGAGGTTTTAGAGGATGACACCAAATCCATAGAAAGGGATTTGGTTTCCACTTAGACCTTGTTGGTCCATTATGATTCCTCATAGTTTTCTTCCTTTCCTCTTCATTATCTATCTTTCTGCGCCAGTATCGATCCCATCTCATTTTGCGGTTTCAATAGAGTTTCTAGGTTTTCCATCCAGAAGCCTTGATGAATATATCCTTCAGATTACAGTAATTATGTAACACAGATCTTAAGCGTAAACCGTTGTTCTCAAATTCAAGGCGCCCGAGCACGGAATTTTCAATACATAAATATTTGCCATAAACATATCATGGTGGTCGAAATAAACACTCTCATATTAATGGAAACACTGCGATTCTATTTTATGCTCCATCATAAAAGACCTTTTTCATATAGACCAAATACAAAATACGTGTCACAAATTATCAACTTAAATACCCAGAAATGCCGACAGTCTTATTCTGGTTTCTTAAAGTCCTTGTTAAAATATTTCGGTGTTTTATACCAATCCAGCGTTTAATTCACACTATTGTCTCCCGCGTCAATACATACCCGAAATTATAATGACCGTTTCCATCGTTTGTATAatcatttctcaaaattggtATTTGGGCAGCAGCTCTATTTTGGCCATAATGTGAAGCCGAACTGTGAACTGATGCCAGACCAGAATGAGAATGATGTTGGGGTCGATTAGGTGCTACACCGCTGACACCATGATAGCGGGGATAACTACTGGAACCAGCAAAATTTGGTGGTAAATAATTAGATGAAGGGCGACCAGCTGAAGCCAAGATTGCACTACCAGCCAAACAGGCAAAATACAGGAactgaaattattgaaattagTTAAAATCCTCTACTCAAATCCTTATGGCCGAAGAAGAATAAAAAAtccacttttttttattaatccttacaaTATTCATGATGTGTTATCACAAAATGCTGGTGTTTATTTGAATTGCTATTATGCTACTAATAACTTGGCCTCTGGCGTGGGCCAATTTTATAGTCACTCTTCATAaatctttgcaaaaaaaattctaattgtACATATATCTCATTCTTTTAGATATGGTGTGGTTTGGTTGGTACTTTTGgtcttttttctatttttttctttcgtggTAATAGCAACAGTTCTGCCATACTTCATCATTTACCTCATCATTGTCAGTACAACGATTGTCAGTAtacaaaaatctatcatttaATGAATATAAACGTTGCCACAGATGCTGAGTATTCATCAAGTCAAACCCAAATGTGAGCTTGGGGTATTTtagtttcgttttttgtttttggatatTTTGTGCGCTgcttttttggaattttatctAGCGGCACAGTGGAAGAAAATACCGATATTGATTATAGGGTATTTTGAATTGTGGAATATGACTTGTGATTCTGCTGGTATTTTGATAATGCCGTAGGGTGTGAGTTATCGTAGTGATAAAGCCCTTTTGTCCTCGACAATTGGACCTGTGATTTCTTGGCTTCAACACCGAATAAGTCAAATAATTCTCCCTAGTAGAGCCCCTGTATTCCATTTCGTAGACTTCTTCGGAGAACGTTAGCTAAATGAATTCCGCTGTTTCGACTGTCCGAGGTATACCAGCGTATTAGTTCAGTTACaaacatagttgccactcgagccaaaaataatctaccaaaatttgaagaacattttaccaaaaaactaccaaatcagAAAGTCTTTTTTGcacaatttgatcaaattttggtggttattatgaaaaacaCTTCACTAGaagtgttttattattttatattagaagtttatttattagtttttgATAGCTAATAGGGACAATTTATAGCATGgcctaaatcaaaaaataaaattttatttccatcgaaattttgtcaatgttttatttccaaagacaattttgtcgaaacttcatTTCcaaggaaaactttgtcaaaattgtatttctatagaaaatcttgtcaaaactttatttcttagaaaattttgtgaaaatattatttctatagtaaattttgtcaaaattatatttttatataaaattttctcaaaattttatgtctacaattttttctcaaaattttatgtctataaaatttttctcaaaattttatgtctataaaatttttctcaaaattttatgac
It includes:
- the Cpr11B gene encoding cuticular protein 11B; protein product: MNIFLYFACLAGSAILASAGRPSSNYLPPNFAGSSSYPRYHGVSGVAPNRPQHHSHSGLASVHSSASHYGQNRAAAQIPILRNDYTNDGNGHYNFGFETGNGIKRDENGQLNGPWPHGSLDVKGSYSYTGDDGKVYSVSYKADSNGFQAVGDHLPTPPPIPREIQETLHLHQRSSGGNYGSHSGYNAASRYGGSGSHHSPSTNYLPPSSYGRRH